The Osmerus eperlanus chromosome 25, fOsmEpe2.1, whole genome shotgun sequence genome contains a region encoding:
- the isl1a gene encoding insulin gene enhancer protein isl-1 isoform X4, giving the protein MGDMGDPPKKKRLISLCVGCGNQIHDQYILRVSPDLEWHAACLKCAECNQYLDESCTCFVRDGKTYCKRDYIRLYGIKCAKCNIGFSKNDFVMRARSKVYHIECFRCVACSRQLIPGDEFALREDGLFCRADHDVVERATMGAGDPHSPLHPARPLQMAEPISARQPALRPHVHKQPEKTTRVRTVLNEKQLHTLRTCYNANPRPDALMKEQLVEMTGLSPRVIRVWFQNKRCKDKKRSILMKQLQQQQPNDKTNIQGMTGTPMVAASPERHDGGLQANPVEVQSYQPPWKVLSDFALQSDIDQPAFQQLVNFSEGGPGSNSTGSEVASMSSQLPDTPNSMVSSPIEA; this is encoded by the exons ATGGGAGATATGGGGGATCCGCCTAAAA AAAAGCGgctcatctctctgtgtgtcggaTGTGGGAATCAGATACACGACCAATATATCCTCCGCGTGTCCCCGGACCTGGAATGGCACGCGGCTTGTTTGAAATGTGCAGAATGTAATCAGTATTTGGACGAGTCGTGTACTTGCTTTGTACGAGATGGGAAAACCTACTGTAAACGAGACTATATCAG gTTATACGGGATAAAGTGCGCTAAATGCAACATCGGTTTCAGCAAGAATGACTTTGTGATGAGAGCCCGCTCCAAGGTGTACCATATCGAATGTTTTCGATGTGTGGCCTGCAGCCGACAGCTTATCCCGGGGGACGAATTTGCTCTGAGAGAGGACGGTCTGTTCTGCAGAGCCGATCACGATGTCGTTGAACGGGCAACAATGGGTGCGGGCGACCCGCACAGCCCACTTCATCCGGCAAGACCCTTACAAATGGCAG AACCAATATCTGCCAGACAGCCCGCGCTCCGACCGCACGTTCACAAACAGCCGGAGAAGACCACTCGTGTCAGAACCGTTCTCAACGAAAAACAGCTTCATACTTTGCGGACCTGCTATAACGCGAACCCCAGACCCGATGCCCTTATGAAGGAGCAGTTGGTGGAAATGACAGGCCTTAGTCCACGAGTCATCAGGGTTTGGTTCCAAAACAAGCGCTGCAAGGACAAGAAGAGGAGCATCCTGATGAAACAGCTTCAGCAGCAGCAACCCAACGACAAAACG AATATCCAGGGAATGACAGGCACCCCGATGGTGGCCGCCAGTCCAGAGAGACATGACGGTGGTTTGCAGGCAAACCCAGTGGAGGTGCAGAGTTACCAACCGCCTTGGAAAGTCCTAAGCGACTTCGCACTGCAGAGTGACATAGACCAGCCCGCATTTCAACAACTG GTAAATTTCTCGGAGGGGGGACCAGGTTCAAATTCAACGGGGAGCGAAGTTGCATCAATGTCCTCTCAACTTCCAGATACACCAAACAGCATGGTATCGAGTCCTATAGAGGCGTAG
- the isl1a gene encoding insulin gene enhancer protein isl-1 isoform X3, giving the protein MGDMGDPPKKKRLISLCVGCGNQIHDQYILRVSPDLEWHAACLKCAECNQYLDESCTCFVRDGKTYCKRDYIRLYGIKCAKCNIGFSKNDFVMRARSKVYHIECFRCVACSRQLIPGDEFALREDGLFCRADHDVVERATMGAGDPHSPLHPARPLQMAAEPISARQPALRPHVHKQPEKTTRVRTVLNEKQLHTLRTCYNANPRPDALMKEQLVEMTGLSPRVIRVWFQNKRCKDKKRSILMKQLQQQQPNDKTNIQGMTGTPMVAASPERHDGGLQANPVEVQSYQPPWKVLSDFALQSDIDQPAFQQLVNFSEGGPGSNSTGSEVASMSSQLPDTPNSMVSSPIEA; this is encoded by the exons ATGGGAGATATGGGGGATCCGCCTAAAA AAAAGCGgctcatctctctgtgtgtcggaTGTGGGAATCAGATACACGACCAATATATCCTCCGCGTGTCCCCGGACCTGGAATGGCACGCGGCTTGTTTGAAATGTGCAGAATGTAATCAGTATTTGGACGAGTCGTGTACTTGCTTTGTACGAGATGGGAAAACCTACTGTAAACGAGACTATATCAG gTTATACGGGATAAAGTGCGCTAAATGCAACATCGGTTTCAGCAAGAATGACTTTGTGATGAGAGCCCGCTCCAAGGTGTACCATATCGAATGTTTTCGATGTGTGGCCTGCAGCCGACAGCTTATCCCGGGGGACGAATTTGCTCTGAGAGAGGACGGTCTGTTCTGCAGAGCCGATCACGATGTCGTTGAACGGGCAACAATGGGTGCGGGCGACCCGCACAGCCCACTTCATCCGGCAAGACCCTTACAAATGGCAG CAGAACCAATATCTGCCAGACAGCCCGCGCTCCGACCGCACGTTCACAAACAGCCGGAGAAGACCACTCGTGTCAGAACCGTTCTCAACGAAAAACAGCTTCATACTTTGCGGACCTGCTATAACGCGAACCCCAGACCCGATGCCCTTATGAAGGAGCAGTTGGTGGAAATGACAGGCCTTAGTCCACGAGTCATCAGGGTTTGGTTCCAAAACAAGCGCTGCAAGGACAAGAAGAGGAGCATCCTGATGAAACAGCTTCAGCAGCAGCAACCCAACGACAAAACG AATATCCAGGGAATGACAGGCACCCCGATGGTGGCCGCCAGTCCAGAGAGACATGACGGTGGTTTGCAGGCAAACCCAGTGGAGGTGCAGAGTTACCAACCGCCTTGGAAAGTCCTAAGCGACTTCGCACTGCAGAGTGACATAGACCAGCCCGCATTTCAACAACTG GTAAATTTCTCGGAGGGGGGACCAGGTTCAAATTCAACGGGGAGCGAAGTTGCATCAATGTCCTCTCAACTTCCAGATACACCAAACAGCATGGTATCGAGTCCTATAGAGGCGTAG
- the isl1a gene encoding insulin gene enhancer protein isl-1 isoform X1 → MGDMGDPPKKKRLISLCVGCGNQIHDQYILRVSPDLEWHAACLKCAECNQYLDESCTCFVRDGKTYCKRDYIRLYGIKCAKCNIGFSKNDFVMRARSKVYHIECFRCVACSRQLIPGDEFALREDGLFCRADHDVVERATMGAGDPHSPLHPARPLQMAAEPISARQPALRPHVHKQPEKTTRVRTVLNEKQLHTLRTCYNANPRPDALMKEQLVEMTGLSPRVIRVWFQNKRCKDKKRSILMKQLQQQQPNDKTFIWDYLQNIQGMTGTPMVAASPERHDGGLQANPVEVQSYQPPWKVLSDFALQSDIDQPAFQQLVNFSEGGPGSNSTGSEVASMSSQLPDTPNSMVSSPIEA, encoded by the exons ATGGGAGATATGGGGGATCCGCCTAAAA AAAAGCGgctcatctctctgtgtgtcggaTGTGGGAATCAGATACACGACCAATATATCCTCCGCGTGTCCCCGGACCTGGAATGGCACGCGGCTTGTTTGAAATGTGCAGAATGTAATCAGTATTTGGACGAGTCGTGTACTTGCTTTGTACGAGATGGGAAAACCTACTGTAAACGAGACTATATCAG gTTATACGGGATAAAGTGCGCTAAATGCAACATCGGTTTCAGCAAGAATGACTTTGTGATGAGAGCCCGCTCCAAGGTGTACCATATCGAATGTTTTCGATGTGTGGCCTGCAGCCGACAGCTTATCCCGGGGGACGAATTTGCTCTGAGAGAGGACGGTCTGTTCTGCAGAGCCGATCACGATGTCGTTGAACGGGCAACAATGGGTGCGGGCGACCCGCACAGCCCACTTCATCCGGCAAGACCCTTACAAATGGCAG CAGAACCAATATCTGCCAGACAGCCCGCGCTCCGACCGCACGTTCACAAACAGCCGGAGAAGACCACTCGTGTCAGAACCGTTCTCAACGAAAAACAGCTTCATACTTTGCGGACCTGCTATAACGCGAACCCCAGACCCGATGCCCTTATGAAGGAGCAGTTGGTGGAAATGACAGGCCTTAGTCCACGAGTCATCAGGGTTTGGTTCCAAAACAAGCGCTGCAAGGACAAGAAGAGGAGCATCCTGATGAAACAGCTTCAGCAGCAGCAACCCAACGACAAAACG TTTATCTGGGACTATCTGCAGAATATCCAGGGAATGACAGGCACCCCGATGGTGGCCGCCAGTCCAGAGAGACATGACGGTGGTTTGCAGGCAAACCCAGTGGAGGTGCAGAGTTACCAACCGCCTTGGAAAGTCCTAAGCGACTTCGCACTGCAGAGTGACATAGACCAGCCCGCATTTCAACAACTG GTAAATTTCTCGGAGGGGGGACCAGGTTCAAATTCAACGGGGAGCGAAGTTGCATCAATGTCCTCTCAACTTCCAGATACACCAAACAGCATGGTATCGAGTCCTATAGAGGCGTAG
- the isl1a gene encoding insulin gene enhancer protein isl-1 isoform X2 yields MGDMGDPPKKKRLISLCVGCGNQIHDQYILRVSPDLEWHAACLKCAECNQYLDESCTCFVRDGKTYCKRDYIRLYGIKCAKCNIGFSKNDFVMRARSKVYHIECFRCVACSRQLIPGDEFALREDGLFCRADHDVVERATMGAGDPHSPLHPARPLQMAEPISARQPALRPHVHKQPEKTTRVRTVLNEKQLHTLRTCYNANPRPDALMKEQLVEMTGLSPRVIRVWFQNKRCKDKKRSILMKQLQQQQPNDKTFIWDYLQNIQGMTGTPMVAASPERHDGGLQANPVEVQSYQPPWKVLSDFALQSDIDQPAFQQLVNFSEGGPGSNSTGSEVASMSSQLPDTPNSMVSSPIEA; encoded by the exons ATGGGAGATATGGGGGATCCGCCTAAAA AAAAGCGgctcatctctctgtgtgtcggaTGTGGGAATCAGATACACGACCAATATATCCTCCGCGTGTCCCCGGACCTGGAATGGCACGCGGCTTGTTTGAAATGTGCAGAATGTAATCAGTATTTGGACGAGTCGTGTACTTGCTTTGTACGAGATGGGAAAACCTACTGTAAACGAGACTATATCAG gTTATACGGGATAAAGTGCGCTAAATGCAACATCGGTTTCAGCAAGAATGACTTTGTGATGAGAGCCCGCTCCAAGGTGTACCATATCGAATGTTTTCGATGTGTGGCCTGCAGCCGACAGCTTATCCCGGGGGACGAATTTGCTCTGAGAGAGGACGGTCTGTTCTGCAGAGCCGATCACGATGTCGTTGAACGGGCAACAATGGGTGCGGGCGACCCGCACAGCCCACTTCATCCGGCAAGACCCTTACAAATGGCAG AACCAATATCTGCCAGACAGCCCGCGCTCCGACCGCACGTTCACAAACAGCCGGAGAAGACCACTCGTGTCAGAACCGTTCTCAACGAAAAACAGCTTCATACTTTGCGGACCTGCTATAACGCGAACCCCAGACCCGATGCCCTTATGAAGGAGCAGTTGGTGGAAATGACAGGCCTTAGTCCACGAGTCATCAGGGTTTGGTTCCAAAACAAGCGCTGCAAGGACAAGAAGAGGAGCATCCTGATGAAACAGCTTCAGCAGCAGCAACCCAACGACAAAACG TTTATCTGGGACTATCTGCAGAATATCCAGGGAATGACAGGCACCCCGATGGTGGCCGCCAGTCCAGAGAGACATGACGGTGGTTTGCAGGCAAACCCAGTGGAGGTGCAGAGTTACCAACCGCCTTGGAAAGTCCTAAGCGACTTCGCACTGCAGAGTGACATAGACCAGCCCGCATTTCAACAACTG GTAAATTTCTCGGAGGGGGGACCAGGTTCAAATTCAACGGGGAGCGAAGTTGCATCAATGTCCTCTCAACTTCCAGATACACCAAACAGCATGGTATCGAGTCCTATAGAGGCGTAG